A section of the Candidatus Deferrimicrobiaceae bacterium genome encodes:
- a CDS encoding lytic transglycosylase domain-containing protein yields the protein MYLRIFLIISVLFCPTVIRADIYRHVDQDGVVHFTNTPGTTTAALYLREAPPPRPARASSGKVEAWMMDYAERYSRAHNLSPALIKAIIKAESNGERFAVSPKGAQGMMQLMPFTAKRLNVSDPFDPIENIEGGVKYIKELLGTFGGNLVHAVAAYNAGPAAVKKYGGIPPYAETRLYVQRVMIYYRQYRSGE from the coding sequence ATGTATTTACGCATATTTTTAATCATATCGGTGCTCTTTTGTCCAACGGTTATTCGGGCGGACATCTACCGGCACGTGGACCAGGACGGCGTCGTCCACTTCACCAATACCCCGGGAACGACCACGGCGGCTCTCTATCTCCGGGAGGCTCCCCCACCCCGTCCCGCAAGGGCATCTTCGGGGAAGGTGGAGGCCTGGATGATGGATTACGCCGAACGCTACTCCCGGGCGCACAACCTCTCTCCCGCGCTCATCAAGGCGATCATCAAGGCGGAGTCCAACGGCGAGCGTTTCGCCGTGTCGCCCAAGGGGGCGCAGGGAATGATGCAGTTGATGCCGTTTACCGCGAAACGGCTGAACGTCTCCGACCCCTTCGACCCGATCGAGAACATCGAGGGGGGGGTCAAGTACATCAAGGAACTTCTCGGAACCTTCGGGGGGAATCTCGTCCACGCTGTGGCCGCGTACAACGCCGGCCCCGCGGCGGTGAAGAAGTACGGCGGCATTCCTCCCTACGCGGAGACCCGTCTCTACGTCCAGAGGGTGATGATCTATTACCGGCAATACCGTTCCGGCGAATGA
- the pgsA gene encoding CDP-diacylglycerol--glycerol-3-phosphate 3-phosphatidyltransferase → MNGNSRLNPANLLTLFRILTVPVVVLLLYAPDGRDIPFSRSVAAVILFTVSSFTDLFDGYIARRYAMVTSLGKLLDPLADKLLVCAAMVMLIPSGRVPAWMVAIIVGREIGVTALRGAASTEGFVIAASSLGKAKTILLSIGVGALILNYPVFGIDIHLLGMVFLVAGLVLTAWSGLDYFLRFVGEIFKK, encoded by the coding sequence ATGAACGGGAACAGCCGCCTCAACCCGGCCAACCTCCTCACCCTTTTCCGCATCCTTACCGTGCCGGTCGTCGTTCTGCTGCTCTACGCGCCGGACGGGCGCGATATCCCCTTCTCCCGGTCGGTGGCTGCGGTGATCCTGTTCACCGTGTCGTCCTTCACCGACCTGTTCGACGGGTACATCGCGCGGCGCTACGCGATGGTCACTTCCCTGGGGAAGCTTCTCGACCCGCTGGCGGACAAGCTTCTCGTCTGCGCGGCGATGGTGATGCTGATCCCCTCGGGGAGGGTGCCGGCCTGGATGGTGGCGATCATCGTCGGTCGCGAGATCGGCGTCACGGCGCTCCGGGGCGCCGCCTCCACGGAGGGGTTCGTCATCGCGGCCTCTTCCCTGGGGAAGGCCAAGACGATCCTCCTGTCCATCGGGGTCGGGGCGCTCATCCTCAACTACCCGGTGTTCGGGATCGACATCCATCTCCTGGGGATGGTGTTTCTGGTGGCGGGGCTCGTGCTCACCGCGTGGTCGGGGCTGGACTATTTCCTCCGCTTCGTCGGAGAAATATTCAAAAAGTGA